Part of the Candidatus Bodocaedibacter vickermanii genome is shown below.
GTTGTTAAGACATCTTTTAACGATACTTCATCAGAAATATGAACGCTAATTTTCTTATTAAAGTTAGGGTGCAAGGTGGGCTCAACATCTGGCGTTGGTGTCACTTTGATTTTTTTTGGCTTCTTTACAGTTGGCTCTGGTTTGGATAATAAGTCTTCATACTCTTGCCGCGTTTTTCCATTATAAGGATCGTGTTCATTTGGAAATGGATAGCGACTGCACGATGCCACAAGCACCAAGAGTAGACTAAGAATCAAACACCGTTGCAACATACTAAAACTCTTTTTTGATTTTAGTATACGGACCGAGCCTTAATGAAACGTAAACAAAGAAAGAGATTATAAAATTTCAAATCGAATCGCATGCAACCCGTTATCAAAGGCGGATTGCAAAATCGCATACAGCTTGCGGTGTTGTTCAACCCTAGACATCTTTGTTAATTCTGCGGCACTAATCCGAACCCATATGTGTGTTAGAGTTTCTGTAGAATAAAGCATGGCGCCGTGTCCAGCATGTTTGGCAGACTCATCAATAATTTCTAGAAATTCGATTTTTAAACTATCTCGTAATAATTTATTTATGCTTTCAATAGAATTTTTCAAAATTAACCTTGTATCAAACATTTTCATCCTTACAATACATGAAAAGGAATTAAGTGTCATTCGATGACTAATAAACACTGTGATCATGAAAATTGTTCGACCCAGGGAGAATATAGAGCCCCTAAATCGCGCATTGCAAATGACGGATACTATTATTTTTGTATCGACCATATTCGGCTTT
Proteins encoded:
- a CDS encoding BolA family protein codes for the protein MFDTRLILKNSIESINKLLRDSLKIEFLEIIDESAKHAGHGAMLYSTETLTHIWVRISAAELTKMSRVEQHRKLYAILQSAFDNGLHAIRFEIL